One Fundulus heteroclitus isolate FHET01 chromosome 8, MU-UCD_Fhet_4.1, whole genome shotgun sequence genomic window, AGCTTTGGTCTGTTGAACCTGCCATTAACTAGCAACAGTATGATCATCAAAGAGGTCGGAGGAGACATCCTAATGCAAACCAACCATTTACAGCAGCAGATAAAATTAAGACATGAAGAAGAAGAGCTGCTTTACGCCACTAAAGCTCTGGCTGCACTCGATCCGCGGTGCTTTGTGCACCTGAGTGTCTGATGAGGACTAAACCACAGGCAGTTCTTAGTAAGGCACAAAATTACCATTATCATTCGTAATTATTGCACATAAAGGAAATGCAGAACCCATCAGAAGTGTAGCTTAAAATAAGTTAAAGGCAAATTTCTACTCGTGTGGCACTATTGCAACAAGCCTCATCAGCTCAAAGCGATGTTTCACAATCAAACGAAGAACATGAAGCCAGCAGAAACAGAACTGCAGGGTCGACAGACCGAATAGGGTTTAAGTGCCAGGGTTTTCCCGATTAATGTCTCTTCAGGGATCTCGTCAGAGATCATAATACTAAGAAcagttgtggaaaaaaaaaaaaaaggctcacaGCAATATTTGAACCACAAGCACATGATTAAGTGAGATGATTCACAGAGCCCCAAAATGGCACTTCTGGTAATATTTGATTTGCATCCTTCCATGTTTGTTTAAAGCTCTGGTTTCACATCATGAGGAACAACATAATATATATGCAGAGGATTTAGATGAGCGCAGATATCTTTGTCCCagggaaagataaaaaaaaaaaaaaaagaagttttaaaTGAATTCATGAAGCCATCTCCAGAACGGGTAATTCCAAAACAATCATCTGCCATGGACTTTGAtgatgaaataagatgatgtccGAAAGAGACAAGTCTAGGCCTCCAGCATCATAGCTTTTGGGTGCCCAGTCTCAACCAGTGGACTCCTTGTCTGACGTAgcggaccatgaagctcatacTTGAAATCAGGCTCAGAGGGCCCATGGCAGCGTCCAGCTCTGGGAAAATACCTGAAACACAGATGGATTGGAGACTGAGTGTCCAAGAGGAGATTAATGCAATCTCAGCCATTTCTGGCTCAGATCTCTGGCTGGATGTGGATTTAAAATGAACATAAGAGGACTCCAAAGGTGAACGCCACAGAAAGTCACTGTTAACTTCCTAATTACTTAGTTTTTTGCGAAACTCTGTGACTTTACAGAGCTGATGACTTTTTCGTTTAGTATAAATTTCCATGTTTTGATTGCTTACCTACAAAATCAGACTCTGCCAATCGACCATAATCACCTGTGATGGATTTAATCTGCAACCCTTTTAGCAGTTACAGATAGTTAATTGGTTGTGTGTAGATTTTATGTGTATGCAATGCAAaggaaagtaaaaaacaaaaaatagggaATTATataatggaaatgttttttctccAGTACCctatttttctttccattacTCATCCAGTCCTGGAAACAACCAAAAATCAAACATACCTGGACTACACTGGGACGCTGTGCAGTGAAcagctatttaaaaaacattttattagctTGATGGTATATTTGCAGGTAAGCTACTTCAAATCGACTCCAGCGTCACATCGTACATCGCCACCCACTGGCCTACCAGtgcaaaattacaaaaaaaagacaatctgATAGAAATGCaaagctgctggagaacatCTTGCCTTTCCTTTGTTGTCAACTGATGTTATCCATTCATGCACCTTGCATCTAAGGTCTAATATCActataaatttattttaagtccTGATTTTATATATTGGGAGGAAGTTGTAATTAAGCATCCTCTGCACTAAAATCAACTTTCCGGATCACTGGTGATATTTTGCTGACGTTTTTACCCAAACTGGTACGATCCTGTTCTTGGACATATAAGTAACTGTTTCTctagtgaaaaataaaaaataaaagccatgTTGTAAAACTACAACTTACATTTgtatactaataataataaagtttaaaagAGAAGCTAACCAACCAGATTTTTCATTCTTACCGCTGCCTTGTAGTGCCAGTTCCTCTGCCTGCTCCCAGATGTCATGAGCACTTAGAAATAATGTAGTGATGTTGACATAGGAAAAGGCCACTTGTTCTATGTCATGAGGAATCGCCACGGTGGCGCCAACGGCAGCGATGGCGGACCCGCTGTGGTTGGAACTGGGACCTGAGCTGGTGCTGGCTGGAGACGGCACGCTGGGGGACGAGTTTTCTGCTGTCCTACAGGGTGAGATGGAAAAAAGCTGAACCCCTGCGTGGAGCGGAAAACttgttttttcgtttttttttgggaggggtgACTTACTTTGATGAGGAGGGCTGTTTGTCCGACCCCTGAGCAAAGTTCTGAAAGATAAActgaatttcactttttaacgCCTTACCAAAGCAGGCAGAGATGAGACAAATTATTTATGACTTACATGAAAGTGATCTGTGAGCGTTTTTGAGAACTTTActgcagttttttgtttgtgacgAAACAAGGCCATGTGCAGGAGCGACTGGCACTTCAAACTACAAAAGCAAGACACAGAAAGggtcacttgaagaaaaaaaactgtcggAGGAAAAACGACGAGAAAGCCACACACTGCAGACATGGCATTTCTGCAGCCGCGTTTTAACCACATCTTGTAATGCCGTGTAGCATCGGCGACAGGAGATGACGCTTCCCCTTACCATAAAGCTAAAAAGTCCTTTTCTGAGGGGGCAGCAGATGAGTCCACTGGGTTTTTAAGTTTCAGTACAAATCTGCGAGAACGACAGATAAACTCCAGCATGAATCCGAGAAAATACGCGTCACACTGTGGCGGGAAGCTTGCGTCACATTTGCAAGAAGATTTCAATGCCCAGTGTGTGACAAATATTGGGGAATGTGCATGCTATTGGCAAAGTTTTCTGATCAGTATACGCCAAAGCCCCTGAAAAAGTGTGATGTCTTACTTGAGGAGCTCCACTGTCTCTGCAAACATTGTATAGGAAGACATTGAAATCTGGGGATCCTTCTCCATGGCAATGCCACTCTCAACAAAGAACATGGCTGCTTCCAAGTAGGTGAACGCTTTACTAAGCTTATCTGGCTACAAAGACATAATAGAATACCAGAGTAAAAAGGCAGCTACATGCACTGCGGCGTGGAGtgtggtgcatttttttttttttttttttttaaaaagggaagaaaaaaagacaagcttACCTCAGCATCTGCCCTGTGTTTGAGTTTCTTAGCCTCTTTTATATAATGGTTCACTGGATACTGTCTGTGAAACATGGAAGTCATCACGTGACATCACAAACACAAATTAGTGAGACACAATTGTTGCCttatagaaagagaaaaatgcataaaacgATCACATGGATCTTTAGCTCTTTAAAAAGGGGAGTTCTCCTTTCAGCTGGCGCTACATGCATGATCGCTGAGGAGGCGACCGTCACCAATGCTGCACGCCGATGACCAAATGCAATCTGATTGGTTCCCTTAGACGGAAACCTTTCAACCAATCTGAATAGACttaactgcattgtttgataactagGATTGTGTACTTGACTTGGAATCCGTCTGCATGTTTCGACTGAACAGATATTTTTGTGTGCCTTGAGACGTCATACacattggcactatataaataaactgaacggAATAAAAGATGTACATGTAAAAAATGTGCTCCAAGTTTTAGCTGGTCTTTAAGTTTTAACATCACGGTTTTAATGAAAACTGAAGTGCTGCAGTGTGGTGTTACTCTTAAAATCCTCCCAAGGAGCTGCCATCATGTAAGAAACAGTACAAGCAAAAGAATTTGTTTCTGAAGGATGTACATCTTTAACTATTACTTCTTGATAATTTCAAAATGTTAAGAAATATGTGAAAACCTCCAGATTTATGGAATAAAAAACCAtacatgcaaaagtatttacaccctctgaacattttcaaattgccaccaaaaaagtgtattttatgaGATACACCAACACAAATCTGGccattctatttattttatttgtttataataGGAATCTGGAAGGCATCTGAGTAACATCTGGAGGAGCAACTGGCTGTAATGGACTGTTTTTAGGGTAATTAGGGTTTAGGGCGCTGAATACAAACGGCACACTGcacttttgatttttattagtaaacaaataaatcataaaaatcacGACAACCATGTTTCTATGTCCTTCCACCTCAGAGAGACGCACTACTTAGCGTTGCTCTAGCGCACAAACTCCCAATCAAACACAGAGGTTTGAGGCtgtaaatatatacaaatactTTTCAAGCCtctttgagcaaaaaaaaacaaacaaaaaaatttccTTTGGGGGTGGGGAGAAGAATTCTACCTCTTGTCAAATTTCAGCAAGGATCTGTTGCTGACGGCTTCTCTTTGGGGCTGGGAGGTGGATGGCACATCAACACTGCCCTTTGGGACCTTTACCTGTCATTGCAGAAGACAAGTTGGGTTGTAAACATGCTGCGGTTATGTTAATCATACATATTACCACATATACAGCAGTTTGAACAACCTTTTTATGGAGCGGGGGTTGTGGTGGGTGTTTCCCTTTGATCTTCTTGTGCTTGAGGGAGTCCTTACCCGTGGCCTTCTCCGTCTCCTTACCGGCCTTGGGTAGCTTTGCAGAAGAGTGATCCTGTAGCTTTGACGCTTTAACAATGTCTTTGGACGTTGCAGGGTCCTGGGATGTTTTCGTAGCCTTCGTTTGACCCTTGCTTGGTTTGTTGGAGCTCCTGTAGGAAAAAACAGATAAAGTTAGTGTGAAGTGATGAACAGCATGCCGATAAACGATCAGATCTCTCTCTGCTTTAGTGGACGTACTCTACTTTGACAGAAGTACGACTTAATGAGGCATCCTTGTTTTCCAACTTGGGTTTCTTCTTGGGAGGGCTTTTAGTCTCCACCTTGACCTAAAAAAGGAAAGATCATTGAAATAACTTTTTAGCGATAAACATGAGTACCAGGTAAAGCATCCCTCCACGCCAAACAGCTTCCTCACATTTTGAgactttttattggcttttcCGGGTTTGTGTGCTTTAGAAGACTCTTTGCTTGCCTCATCCTTCTCTACGACCAGCGCTGGTCTCTTTGACTTGCTGGGAATCCCTTTGTTATTGCTGGACTCCGGGGGGACTCTAGAGAGCAGACCGAGCTCAATCTTCACCAGCAGGGATTTAGGAAGCTGGTCATGGTCCCTTGAACCCTTTGCTGCCTGGTGGGGCTTGCGCGAGTGCTTGTGGGTCGATTTGCGAGGCACCTCGCTTCCTGTATTGGGACAGCTGACTCTGATTGGAGGAGCAGCGGACGGGGGGTCCGGTTGCGTGGGACCCTGGGCCGAGCAGCAGCAGGGGTTAGGATACCGGACGCCACAGGACGGACAGTGAGCGCACTCCACAGTGGCGACCTCAGACCCAGCCTGCTTATGATGTTTAGTGTGTTTCGTCCTTTTAGCGTCTCTTTTAGCGTCTCTTTTAGCGTCTCTTTTAGCGTCTCTGCTGTCCTTTTTGTGTTGCCCCGTTTTTGACTTCACTTCGACTTTGTCAGTGAAACGCGGCTCCGTCGTTTCTGTGGTTGCGACTACCTCAGCTTTGACAGCGAGCGCCGTTTCAGCTCGGTCCGGGCAACCTGCCGCAGACGGCTTGGCCAGTTTCCTTGAACTGCTGCAGCGGCTCCCGCCCTCCGAAAGGAGTTTCTTGCTTTTGCTCTGCCTGCAGGAGCCATCCTGGACGCTTTTAACGCTCCGCTGAGGAACAGCCGGGTCAGCGGTGAGCTCTCTTTGCTGAGATGAGGACTTGGACTCCTCTCCGGCGTCTGCACGGCTCTGCTTGGAGGTTTGAGCATCAGTGCCTGAGTTCTGCTGACGGGACCTAAGCCACTCTCCCAGCTGCCAGTCACGATGGCTCCCTGCCAGAGCATCAGGCTatgagaaaacaacacaaacattggAGTtactgaataaagaaaaaaggcatGTGAGAAAAGCATTGTGTGATCAGGAAAACGTAGTAAACGAATAAAAGACCTCGATTTGAACTAGTTTGCTCTCTGGAGGTTTTGGTTCCTTAGTGGGGAGGTCACTGTCCGAGTCCGACTCTAAGCTGCTCTCAGAGTCGCTGGAGCTCGTCATCTCGGCATCACTGGAATGTGTGGCTTCAAAGGAACTACAGACAAATGCACACAGATTGGcattaaaaagtactttttagcTGTCAACAATACATGGAGTTGGAATCACGTTTACATAcactgaatagaaaaaaaaaacaagttttttctccttctctccatcggttaataaatcagactaaacctttACCGTCTTAGGTCAGTCAGGATTATCAGCCAGAATGCCAGAATATCTTTTCACCTTCTttagtcagaagtttacatacattagGTTGCTTCGAAATCATTTAGGAGGTCCAGATGATGAAGTCATTGCTTTATTTAACTTGGATAAAGTGACCAATCAGAAGCTCACAGAGAAAAACCCGTGGCTGTTATCAGGATGTCACTCAAAGACACCGCCCTTGACTGACGTCCTTAGGGAAATCTAAAGAAATCTATTGAAATATTTGGAGACATTCATGAGTGTGAAAGCAATATTAAAGTGTTTGGCCATAAGGACCATTTTTAACATTCGAAAGGACGAAGAGCAGAGCTTCAAGACACTATCTCAGCTGTGAGGTGCAGGGATGGCAGCATCGTGTTGGGAGGTCTGCTCCAGGAAGGATTGACGCAATTCACTAAACTAGACGGCATCACAAGGACAAACGTTATGAGGGAAATATTTAGAAGGGGCCGAAACTCAAAGGGCCAAGGTTGTAGAAGAATAGCCAAAACATCTACTAGCCAAAAGTCGTACTGTTTAAAGAGAAATTCTACcaaatacaaaggaaatgtaTGTTAGTGTCTAAAGATTGAACAAAATTCTCTCCATCATCACTTggtcattgtatttttttttttaaatgttttctgcaaaGTTCATAGTCCTGGGCAGATCTCAGTTGAAATGGGAGACTCTTCTAAAAGTCAAAAAGGCTTCGCCCCTGCCGGGTTTTAGCCTGGACTTAGGAGCTAGCCATAGGAGATGGTTTGACAAGAGCATAAAAGATATTTTAGGTACACAAGTCAAACCATGGAGACCCTTAAAAGGaagtacaattaaaaaaaaaactctaaaatcGAGTGGAAGCCAACACAAGCAAACTTAAAGTGAGATCATTTAGTTGCGTCCTTTGGTACGGGTAACAAGGGGAGTAGCTGAATTTTAGACAAGTTTCAggtgaaaaaaagtaaaacctgATCAGGCACATTATCCAAAGAGTTACAAGTAATCCAATCTCCAGGAGCTAGAAGCCCTGATCAGTCCTACTATGGCAGGTTAGCCTTGATCTTAGCCTGAGTGAACAACTGAGCTAATTTTAACGTCAGGACTAAATTCTGTGTCCAAAGCAAAGCTAAAGAGAAACGCCACAGTCAGAGGGAGCCTTCCAAGACTATTTAATTCTAGTAAACCGGCAGAACAAGAATGACTGGTTTATGTTCCTTTAATTTGAGGAAGAGAACCTTCATC contains:
- the aff1 gene encoding AF4/FMR2 family member 4 isoform X3, giving the protein MASQPSVHNEERNLLRRRAWEQRIQETSQIKELDAENVPLFAEPYKTNKGDELSDRIQRMLGSYEDVNNPTPVPLEPLPIPSLSQPDQNRPAAGQSRETLIHSQELYTATQSQKGTSNSSYPSPASVSSPSRRGRPSRLSAPPLTPGQLRHSGHHKKESEVFPDLRGVISLPQETSAPSPDAKPLPVLHSCDRNIVMDTRDALSRHQLQGSPDISSGSTSSGTVFTLNIQLSPINPPPPQAKPSALPSQTFPSLLPSKPAGAVLTQKPTAYVRPMDGQDQVVDKSPELKPSPERYAPLPELIGKTDIAKTKMTPQFLEASSDEVLCVEDILREMTQSWPPLLTAIHTPPSEPFKSPVPPKQEAEQVSSCREEKNHQFTAKEPPHYSQQNSSNSFEATHSSDAEMTSSSDSESSLESDSDSDLPTKEPKPPESKLVQIEPDALAGSHRDWQLGEWLRSRQQNSGTDAQTSKQSRADAGEESKSSSQQRELTADPAVPQRSVKSVQDGSCRQSKSKKLLSEGGSRCSSSRKLAKPSAAGCPDRAETALAVKAEVVATTETTEPRFTDKVEVKSKTGQHKKDSRDAKRDAKRDAKRDAKRTKHTKHHKQAGSEVATVECAHCPSCGVRYPNPCCCSAQGPTQPDPPSAAPPIRVSCPNTGSEVPRKSTHKHSRKPHQAAKGSRDHDQLPKSLLVKIELGLLSRVPPESSNNKGIPSKSKRPALVVEKDEASKESSKAHKPGKANKKSQNVKVETKSPPKKKPKLENKDASLSRTSVKVESSNKPSKGQTKATKTSQDPATSKDIVKASKLQDHSSAKLPKAGKETEKATGKDSLKHKKIKGKHPPQPPLHKKVKVPKGSVDVPSTSQPQREAVSNRSLLKFDKRQYPVNHYIKEAKKLKHRADAEPDKLSKAFTYLEAAMFFVESGIAMEKDPQISMSSYTMFAETVELLNLKCQSLLHMALFRHKQKTAVKFSKTLTDHFHNFAQGSDKQPSSSKTAENSSPSVPSPASTSSGPSSNHSGSAIAAVGATVAIPHDIEQVAFSYVNITTLFLSAHDIWEQAEELALQGSGIFPELDAAMGPLSLISSMSFMVRYVRQGVHWLRLGTQKL
- the aff1 gene encoding AF4/FMR2 family member 1 isoform X2 — its product is MASQPSVHNEERNLLRRRAWEQRIQETSQIKELDAENVPLFAEPYKTNKGDELSDRIQRMLGSYEDVNNPTPVPLEPLPIPSLSQPDQNRPAAGQSRETLIHSQELYTATQSQKGTSNSSYPSPASVSSPSRRGRPSRLSAPPLTPGQLRHSGHHKKESEVFPDLRGVISLPQETSAPSPDAKPLPVLHSCDRNIVMDTRDALSRHQLQGSPDISSGSTSSGTVFTLNIQLSPINPPPPQAKPSALPSQTFPSLLPSKPAGAVLTQKPTAYVRPMDGQDQVVDKSPELKPSPERYAPLPELIGKTDIAKTKMTPQFLEASSDEVLCVEDILREMTQSWPPLLTAIHTPPSEPFKSPVPPKEAEQVSSCREEKNHQFTAKEPPHYSQQNSSNSFEATHSSDAEMTSSSDSESSLESDSDSDLPTKEPKPPESKLVQIEPDALAGSHRDWQLGEWLRSRQQNSGTDAQTSKQSRADAGEESKSSSQQRELTADPAVPQRSVKSVQDGSCRQSKSKKLLSEGGSRCSSSRKLAKPSAAGCPDRAETALAVKAEVVATTETTEPRFTDKVEVKSKTGQHKKDSRDAKRDAKRDAKRDAKRTKHTKHHKQAGSEVATVECAHCPSCGVRYPNPCCCSAQGPTQPDPPSAAPPIRVSCPNTGSEVPRKSTHKHSRKPHQAAKGSRDHDQLPKSLLVKIELGLLSRVPPESSNNKGIPSKSKRPALVVEKDEASKESSKAHKPGKANKKSQNVKVETKSPPKKKPKLENKDASLSRTSVKVESSNKPSKGQTKATKTSQDPATSKDIVKASKLQDHSSAKLPKAGKETEKATGKDSLKHKKIKGKHPPQPPLHKKVKVPKGSVDVPSTSQPQREAVSNRSLLKFDKRQYPVNHYIKEAKKLKHRADAEPDKLSKAFTYLEAAMFFVESGIAMEKDPQISMSSYTMFAETVELLKFVLKLKNPVDSSAAPSEKDFLALCLKCQSLLHMALFRHKQKTAVKFSKTLTDHFHNFAQGSDKQPSSSKTAENSSPSVPSPASTSSGPSSNHSGSAIAAVGATVAIPHDIEQVAFSYVNITTLFLSAHDIWEQAEELALQGSGIFPELDAAMGPLSLISSMSFMVRYVRQGVHWLRLGTQKL
- the aff1 gene encoding AF4/FMR2 family member 1 isoform X1, which translates into the protein MASQPSVHNEERNLLRRRAWEQRIQETSQIKELDAENVPLFAEPYKTNKGDELSDRIQRMLGSYEDVNNPTPVPLEPLPIPSLSQPDQNRPAAGQSRETLIHSQELYTATQSQKGTSNSSYPSPASVSSPSRRGRPSRLSAPPLTPGQLRHSGHHKKESEVFPDLRGVISLPQETSAPSPDAKPLPVLHSCDRNIVMDTRDALSRHQLQGSPDISSGSTSSGTVFTLNIQLSPINPPPPQAKPSALPSQTFPSLLPSKPAGAVLTQKPTAYVRPMDGQDQVVDKSPELKPSPERYAPLPELIGKTDIAKTKMTPQFLEASSDEVLCVEDILREMTQSWPPLLTAIHTPPSEPFKSPVPPKQEAEQVSSCREEKNHQFTAKEPPHYSQQNSSNSFEATHSSDAEMTSSSDSESSLESDSDSDLPTKEPKPPESKLVQIEPDALAGSHRDWQLGEWLRSRQQNSGTDAQTSKQSRADAGEESKSSSQQRELTADPAVPQRSVKSVQDGSCRQSKSKKLLSEGGSRCSSSRKLAKPSAAGCPDRAETALAVKAEVVATTETTEPRFTDKVEVKSKTGQHKKDSRDAKRDAKRDAKRDAKRTKHTKHHKQAGSEVATVECAHCPSCGVRYPNPCCCSAQGPTQPDPPSAAPPIRVSCPNTGSEVPRKSTHKHSRKPHQAAKGSRDHDQLPKSLLVKIELGLLSRVPPESSNNKGIPSKSKRPALVVEKDEASKESSKAHKPGKANKKSQNVKVETKSPPKKKPKLENKDASLSRTSVKVESSNKPSKGQTKATKTSQDPATSKDIVKASKLQDHSSAKLPKAGKETEKATGKDSLKHKKIKGKHPPQPPLHKKVKVPKGSVDVPSTSQPQREAVSNRSLLKFDKRQYPVNHYIKEAKKLKHRADAEPDKLSKAFTYLEAAMFFVESGIAMEKDPQISMSSYTMFAETVELLKFVLKLKNPVDSSAAPSEKDFLALCLKCQSLLHMALFRHKQKTAVKFSKTLTDHFHNFAQGSDKQPSSSKTAENSSPSVPSPASTSSGPSSNHSGSAIAAVGATVAIPHDIEQVAFSYVNITTLFLSAHDIWEQAEELALQGSGIFPELDAAMGPLSLISSMSFMVRYVRQGVHWLRLGTQKL
- the aff1 gene encoding AF4/FMR2 family member 1 isoform X4 — protein: MASQPSVHNEERNLLRRRAWEQRIQETSQIKELDAENVPLFAEPYKTNKGDELSDRIQRMLGSYEDVNNPTPVPLEPLPIPSLSQPDQNRPAAGQSRETLIHSQELYTATQSQKGTSNSSYPSPASVSSPSRRGRPSRLSAPPLTPGQLRHSGHHKKESEVFPDLRGVISLPQETSAPSPDAKPLPVLHSCDRNIVMDTRDALSRHQLQGSPDISSGSTSSGTVFTLNIQLSPINPPPPQAKPSALPSQTFPSLLPSKPAGAVLTQKPTAYVRPMDGQDQVVDKSPELKPSPERYAPLPELIGKTDIAKTKMTPQFLEASSDEVLCVEDILREMTQSWPPLLTAIHTPPSEPFKSPVPPKQEAEQVSSCREEKNHQFTAKEPPHYSQQNSSNSFEATHSSDAEMTSSSDSESSLESDSDSDLPTKEPKPPESKLVQIEPDALAGSHRDWQLGEWLRSRQQNSGTDAQTSKQSRADAGEESKSSSQQRELTADPAVPQRSVKSVQDGSCRQSKSKKLLSEGGSRCSSSRKLAKPSAAGCPDRAETALAVKAEVVATTETTEPRFTDKVEVKSKTGQHKKDSRDAKRDAKRDAKRDAKRTKHTKHHKQAGSEVATVECAHCPSCGVRYPNPCCCSAQGPTQPDPPSAAPPIRVSCPNTGSEVPRKSTHKHSRKPHQAAKGSRDHDQLPKSLLVKIELGLLSRVPPESSNNKGIPSKSKRPALVVEKDEASKESSKAHKPGKANKKSQNVKVETKSPPKKKPKLENKDASLSRTSVKVESSNKPSKGQTKATKTSQDPATSKDIVKASKLQDHSSAKLPKAGKETEKATGKDSLKHKKIKGKHPPQPPLHKKVKVPKGSVDVPSTSQPQREAVSNRSLLKFDKRQYPVNHYIKEAKKLKHRADAEFEVPVAPAHGLVSSQTKNCSKVLKNAHRSLS